One Streptomyces sp. RPA4-2 genomic window carries:
- a CDS encoding pentapeptide repeat-containing protein, whose product MVRKAAGGTGRASGAVKGARRPEVRLPPLEPHEGSALELDGDYDGLEFRETDFAGQDGGGARFMDCALTGCALDETRLHHARFLDSVLTGVRGVGTDLAESTLRDVELVDARLGGVQLHGSVLERVLIRGGKIDYLNLRKARLKDVVFEGCVLVEPDFAGARLERVEFVDCVVKGADLTAATLIDVDLRRAAELDIARGVDRLAGAVISPVQLFELAPVLAAALGVRVHGDAGEV is encoded by the coding sequence ATGGTGCGGAAAGCGGCGGGCGGTACGGGCAGGGCGAGCGGGGCGGTGAAGGGGGCGCGGCGGCCGGAGGTGCGGCTGCCGCCGCTGGAGCCCCACGAGGGCTCCGCGCTGGAGCTGGACGGGGACTACGACGGGCTGGAGTTCCGGGAGACGGACTTCGCCGGGCAGGACGGCGGCGGCGCGCGTTTCATGGACTGCGCCCTGACGGGGTGCGCGCTCGACGAGACACGGCTGCACCACGCGCGCTTCCTGGACTCGGTCCTGACGGGCGTACGGGGTGTGGGCACCGACCTGGCCGAGTCGACGCTGCGCGACGTCGAGCTGGTCGACGCCCGCCTGGGCGGGGTGCAGTTGCACGGTTCCGTGCTGGAGCGCGTACTGATCCGCGGCGGCAAGATCGACTATCTGAACCTGCGCAAGGCCCGCCTCAAGGACGTCGTCTTCGAGGGCTGTGTGCTGGTGGAGCCGGACTTCGCAGGCGCCCGGCTGGAGCGCGTGGAATTCGTGGACTGTGTCGTCAAGGGCGCCGACCTCACCGCGGCGACCCTGATCGACGTGGATCTGCGCCGCGCCGCGGAGCTGGACATCGCGCGGGGTGTGGACCGGCTGGCGGGCGCGGTGATCAGCCCGGTCCAGCTGTTCGAACTCGCACCGGTGCTGGCGGCGGCGCTGGGCGTGCGGGTGCACGGCGACGCGGGTGAGGTGTGA
- a CDS encoding NAD(P)-binding protein — translation MHHLTVIGGGLAGLTAAITAAEAGARVTLYEAHHTLGGRARTADGPYRTNNGPHTLHGGGPHWTWLKQRGLTGPLAPVPARETARLRLHHRGVLRRTPPLALIGLLRRDARQAPVDADFLSWASARTGEEGARAAAHYSAVTLFHHDPGALSAAFVQERLRRAARLPTEARHPRGGWANIVDRMAARAWNLGVRVETLARVDTLPDRRGPVVVATSLDSARRLLGDDSLTWTGGRTALVDLALRTRRGDPYALSDLDAPGRLDRPTARDRTLAPDGEQLVQGQFPIAPHESRGDGAARAEHLLDLAFEGWRERVTWRRDAVALGRTGAVDPPGTTWRDRPALDRGDGVYLAGDQVAAPGMLSEVSFNSALEAVALAFGIRERLDLKHA, via the coding sequence ATGCACCACCTGACCGTCATCGGCGGCGGCCTCGCCGGACTCACCGCCGCGATCACCGCCGCCGAGGCAGGCGCCAGGGTCACGCTGTACGAGGCCCACCACACGCTCGGCGGCCGGGCCCGCACCGCGGACGGCCCCTACCGGACGAACAACGGCCCGCACACGCTGCACGGCGGCGGCCCGCACTGGACCTGGCTCAAACAGCGCGGCCTCACCGGACCGCTCGCCCCGGTACCGGCCCGGGAGACCGCGCGGCTGCGCCTGCACCACCGGGGTGTCCTGCGCCGCACCCCGCCCCTCGCCCTGATCGGACTGCTGCGCCGGGATGCCCGGCAGGCGCCCGTGGACGCCGACTTCCTGAGCTGGGCGAGCGCCCGGACGGGCGAGGAGGGCGCCCGCGCCGCCGCGCACTACTCGGCCGTCACCCTGTTCCACCACGATCCGGGCGCGCTCTCCGCGGCCTTCGTGCAGGAACGGCTGCGCAGGGCCGCCCGGCTGCCCACGGAGGCACGCCATCCGCGCGGCGGCTGGGCGAACATCGTCGACCGCATGGCCGCCCGCGCCTGGAACCTCGGCGTCCGGGTGGAGACCCTCGCCCGCGTCGACACGCTCCCCGACCGTCGCGGTCCGGTGGTCGTCGCCACCTCCCTCGACTCCGCCCGCCGTCTCCTGGGGGACGACTCCCTCACCTGGACGGGCGGCCGGACCGCCCTCGTGGACCTGGCCCTGCGCACCCGGCGCGGTGACCCCTACGCCCTCTCCGACCTGGACGCGCCCGGCCGGCTCGACCGTCCCACGGCGCGGGACCGCACCCTCGCCCCGGACGGGGAGCAACTCGTCCAGGGACAGTTCCCGATCGCCCCCCACGAGTCCCGCGGCGACGGCGCCGCCCGCGCCGAACACCTTCTCGACCTCGCCTTCGAGGGCTGGCGCGAGCGCGTGACCTGGCGGCGGGACGCGGTGGCGCTGGGGCGCACCGGTGCGGTCGACCCGCCGGGCACCACCTGGCGCGACCGCCCGGCCCTCGACCGCGGCGACGGCGTCTACCTCGCGGGAGACCAGGTGGCCGCGCCCGGCATGCTCTCGGAGGTCTCCTTCAACAGCGCGCTCGAAGCCGTCGCCCTGGCCTTCGGCATCCGCGAACGCCTTGACCTCAAGCACGCTTGA
- a CDS encoding zinc-binding dehydrogenase, with the protein MHAVRLHTFGPPENLTYERTEDPEPGPGQVRVAVAAAGVHLLDTALREGARGPAPAPATLPTVPGREVAGTVESLGEGVPGHWLGRRVVAHLGFAPGGYAELAVTDAGRLHEIPENLDFAQAVAMIGTGRTAMGIVQFAEWSPDTVAVIPAAAGGIGTLLVQYARHAGATVIGIAGGPRKVALVRENGADLAVDHQDGTWPARVRGYLGPRTATVVLDGVGGTTARAAVDLLGPGGRHLVFGWSAEGVRDGGPLIVPGVTEQVLGPAMTRRAGGPDPLRTLELRALAEAAAGRLTPALTRFPLASAAAAHRALETRATIGKVVLEP; encoded by the coding sequence ATGCACGCCGTCCGCCTGCACACCTTCGGCCCGCCCGAGAACCTCACCTACGAGAGGACCGAGGACCCCGAGCCGGGTCCGGGCCAGGTCCGTGTCGCCGTGGCCGCGGCCGGTGTCCACCTCCTGGACACCGCCCTGCGGGAAGGCGCCCGGGGCCCCGCGCCCGCCCCCGCCACGCTTCCCACCGTCCCCGGCCGCGAGGTCGCCGGCACGGTCGAGTCGCTCGGCGAGGGCGTCCCCGGCCACTGGCTCGGCAGACGGGTCGTCGCCCACCTCGGCTTCGCGCCCGGCGGCTACGCCGAACTGGCCGTGACCGACGCCGGCCGCCTGCACGAAATACCCGAGAACCTCGACTTCGCCCAGGCCGTCGCCATGATCGGAACGGGCCGTACGGCGATGGGGATCGTGCAGTTCGCCGAGTGGTCCCCGGACACCGTGGCCGTGATCCCGGCGGCCGCGGGCGGCATCGGCACCCTTCTCGTGCAGTACGCCCGGCACGCGGGCGCCACCGTGATCGGCATCGCGGGCGGTCCGCGGAAGGTGGCCCTGGTCCGGGAGAACGGCGCCGACCTCGCCGTGGACCACCAGGACGGCACCTGGCCGGCGCGGGTCCGCGGGTACCTCGGCCCCCGCACGGCGACCGTCGTCCTCGACGGCGTCGGGGGCACCACCGCCCGCGCCGCCGTGGATCTGCTCGGTCCCGGCGGCAGGCATCTCGTCTTCGGCTGGTCCGCCGAGGGCGTCCGGGACGGCGGACCGCTGATCGTGCCCGGCGTGACCGAGCAGGTGCTCGGCCCCGCGATGACGCGCCGGGCGGGCGGTCCCGACCCCCTGCGCACCCTGGAACTGCGTGCACTCGCCGAAGCGGCCGCCGGCCGTCTCACCCCGGCCCTGACCCGCTTCCCGCTCGCCTCGGCGGCCGCCGCCCACCGCGCCCTGGAGACCCGCGCCACCATCGGCAAGGTGGTCCTGGAACCGTGA
- a CDS encoding MFS transporter has protein sequence MVVLDATIVNIALPSAQRDLGMSDGNRQWVITAYTLAFGGLLLLGGRIADLVGRKRTFVIGLIGFAAASALGGGATSSAMLYGARALQGAFAALLTPSALSLLTTTFSDPRERGKAFGIYGALAGSGSAIGLLAGGLLTEYLNWRWCLYVNVPVAVVAVVGATTLLRDRPGYRGGRLDVPGAVLGCGGLVAIVYGFSEAEPRGWTDPLVLALLAAGVALIAVFVWWQKRAPSPLLPLHVVRDRNRAGCFLTMALAVIGLFGMFLFLTYYLQVVLGYSPVRTGLAFLPLTAAIVVGSTQISARLLQHVAPRVLMVPGTLLATSGMLVFTRLTVHPDYAGLLLPGMLLMGLGMGLIFMPIFATATAGVAPRDSGVTSATVNTSQQVGGSIGTALLNTVATTSGATYIAAHLTDPARRALVVREGIVHGYTIAVWWACGIMLLAGLIAGLLITAKAPKHALGTAPVPESVP, from the coding sequence ATGGTCGTCCTGGACGCGACCATCGTGAACATCGCGCTCCCCTCCGCACAGCGTGACCTGGGCATGTCCGACGGCAACCGTCAGTGGGTCATCACCGCGTACACCCTGGCCTTCGGCGGGCTGCTCCTGCTCGGCGGCCGGATCGCCGACCTGGTCGGCCGCAAACGCACCTTCGTCATCGGGCTCATCGGCTTCGCGGCCGCCTCCGCACTCGGCGGCGGGGCCACCAGCTCCGCCATGCTCTACGGCGCCCGCGCCCTGCAGGGAGCCTTCGCCGCTCTCCTCACGCCGTCCGCGCTGAGCCTGCTGACCACCACCTTCAGCGACCCGAGGGAACGCGGGAAGGCCTTCGGCATCTACGGCGCCCTGGCCGGCAGCGGCTCGGCGATCGGACTGCTCGCGGGGGGCCTGCTGACCGAGTACCTGAACTGGCGCTGGTGCCTGTACGTCAACGTCCCGGTCGCCGTCGTCGCGGTCGTCGGCGCGACCACCCTGCTGCGCGACCGCCCCGGCTACCGGGGCGGTCGCCTCGACGTCCCGGGTGCGGTACTCGGCTGCGGCGGCCTCGTCGCCATCGTCTACGGCTTCAGCGAGGCGGAGCCGCGCGGCTGGACGGACCCGCTGGTCCTCGCCCTGCTCGCGGCCGGCGTCGCCCTGATCGCGGTCTTCGTGTGGTGGCAGAAACGGGCCCCGAGCCCCCTGCTGCCCCTGCACGTCGTCCGGGACCGCAACCGCGCCGGCTGCTTCCTGACCATGGCACTCGCCGTCATCGGCCTGTTCGGGATGTTCCTGTTCCTGACCTACTACCTGCAGGTCGTCCTCGGCTACTCGCCGGTGCGGACGGGCCTGGCCTTCCTGCCCCTGACGGCCGCCATCGTCGTCGGCTCGACGCAGATCTCCGCGCGGCTGCTGCAACACGTCGCACCGCGCGTGCTGATGGTCCCCGGCACACTCCTCGCCACGTCCGGAATGCTGGTCTTCACCCGGCTGACCGTGCACCCCGACTACGCGGGCCTGCTGCTGCCCGGCATGCTCCTGATGGGGCTCGGCATGGGCCTGATCTTCATGCCGATCTTCGCCACCGCCACCGCCGGCGTCGCCCCGCGGGACTCGGGCGTGACCTCCGCGACCGTCAACACCTCACAGCAGGTCGGCGGTTCGATCGGCACGGCCCTGCTGAACACCGTCGCCACCACCAGCGGCGCCACCTACATCGCCGCCCACCTCACCGACCCGGCCCGCAGGGCACTCGTCGTCCGCGAGGGCATCGTGCACGGCTACACCATCGCCGTCTGGTGGGCCTGCGGCATCATGCTCCTGGCCGGTCTGATCGCCGGCCTGCTGATCACCGCGAAGGCCCCCAAGCACGCGCTCGGGACGGCCCCCGTCCCCGAGTCGGTCCCGTGA
- a CDS encoding FAD-binding oxidoreductase, with protein sequence MSSSGTVNGGISFWYADDGLPVPREPLPGDATADVVIVGGGYTGLWTAYYLKKAAPSLRVTVLEQKFCGYGASGRNGGWLYNGVAGRDRYARLHGHEAAVRLQRAMNDTVDEVVRVAAEEGIDADVHRGGVLEVAYTPAQLARLKAFHEHELSYGERDRELYGARETAERVRVADAVGSAWTPHGARLHPVKLVKGLAAAAEALGVTIHERTPVTEIRPKHAVTPYGTVRAPYVLRCTEGFTASLKGQRRTWLPMNSSMIATQRLTPEQWARIGWEGRETLGDMAHVYMYAQRTADDRIALGGRGVPYRFGSRTDHDGGTQQATVEALYGILVRFFPSLAGVRVEHAWSGVLGVPRDWCATVTLDRATGLGWAGGYVGSGVATTNLAARTLRDLVRLDSGQAGPTGLTGLPWVGHKVRKWEPEPFRWIGVHGMYATYRTADRRELATRSAESSRLARMADRVAGRH encoded by the coding sequence ATGAGCAGCAGCGGCACGGTCAACGGCGGCATCTCCTTCTGGTACGCGGACGACGGGCTCCCCGTCCCGCGCGAGCCCCTGCCGGGCGACGCGACCGCCGACGTCGTGATCGTCGGGGGCGGCTACACGGGTCTGTGGACCGCGTACTACCTGAAGAAGGCGGCGCCCTCGCTGCGCGTCACCGTCCTGGAGCAGAAGTTCTGCGGGTACGGGGCGTCGGGGCGCAACGGCGGCTGGCTCTACAACGGCGTCGCGGGCCGCGACCGGTACGCGAGGCTGCACGGCCACGAGGCGGCGGTCCGTCTGCAGAGGGCGATGAACGACACGGTCGACGAGGTCGTCCGGGTCGCCGCCGAGGAGGGCATCGACGCGGACGTCCACCGGGGCGGTGTCCTGGAGGTGGCGTACACGCCCGCGCAGCTGGCCCGGCTGAAGGCCTTCCACGAGCACGAGCTGTCGTACGGGGAGCGGGACCGCGAGCTGTACGGCGCGCGCGAGACCGCCGAGCGGGTCCGGGTCGCGGACGCGGTCGGTTCGGCCTGGACTCCGCACGGCGCGCGTCTGCACCCGGTGAAGCTGGTGAAGGGGCTGGCGGCGGCCGCCGAAGCACTCGGGGTGACGATCCACGAGCGGACGCCGGTCACGGAGATCCGCCCGAAGCACGCCGTGACCCCGTACGGAACGGTCCGCGCCCCCTACGTCCTGCGCTGCACGGAGGGCTTCACCGCCTCCCTGAAGGGCCAGCGGCGCACCTGGCTGCCCATGAACTCGTCGATGATCGCGACGCAGCGGCTGACGCCCGAGCAGTGGGCACGGATCGGCTGGGAGGGGCGCGAGACGCTCGGCGACATGGCGCACGTGTACATGTACGCGCAGCGCACCGCCGACGACCGCATCGCGCTCGGCGGCCGGGGTGTCCCGTACCGCTTCGGTTCGCGCACCGACCACGACGGCGGCACGCAGCAGGCGACCGTCGAGGCCCTGTACGGGATCCTGGTCCGCTTCTTCCCGTCGCTGGCCGGCGTCCGGGTGGAGCACGCCTGGTCGGGCGTCCTCGGCGTGCCGCGCGACTGGTGCGCCACGGTCACCCTGGACCGCGCGACCGGCCTCGGCTGGGCCGGCGGTTACGTCGGCTCGGGTGTCGCCACCACCAACCTCGCCGCCCGCACCCTGCGCGACCTCGTCCGGCTGGACTCGGGTCAGGCGGGCCCGACCGGGCTGACCGGCCTGCCCTGGGTCGGCCACAAGGTCCGCAAGTGGGAGCCGGAGCCCTTCCGCTGGATCGGTGTGCACGGCATGTACGCGACCTACCGCACCGCGGACCGCCGCGAACTGGCCACGCGCAGCGCGGAGTCGTCCCGGCTGGCGCGGATGGCGGACCGGGTGGCCGGACGGCACTGA
- a CDS encoding rhomboid-like protein: MRVDRIVRSVGSYIRSAPGTYIWLGVLFFTTVALHHMSPDFEQDFLRERSTNIHELSNDPLRVLISSAMWIDGGYWFPYAFLFTVFHAQAERWLGTLRWLFVCVASHVLATLASEGALLEAVRRGIAPESSVNTLDIGVSYSLAGVIAVLTYRIPAPWRYPYLAAVLVFYGLPVFGTPTPTLTQCGHFLSVVIGLGCYPLVRGRGKARNPKETLAAPGG, encoded by the coding sequence ATGCGCGTTGACCGGATCGTGCGCTCCGTGGGGAGCTACATACGCAGCGCCCCCGGCACCTACATATGGCTGGGCGTCCTCTTCTTCACCACCGTGGCCCTGCACCACATGTCACCGGACTTCGAGCAGGACTTCCTGCGGGAGCGGTCCACCAACATCCACGAGCTGTCGAACGACCCGCTGCGGGTGCTGATCTCCAGCGCGATGTGGATCGACGGCGGCTACTGGTTCCCGTACGCCTTTCTCTTCACCGTGTTCCACGCGCAGGCGGAGCGCTGGCTCGGCACCCTGCGGTGGCTGTTCGTGTGCGTGGCCTCGCACGTGCTGGCGACGCTGGCCAGCGAGGGGGCGCTGCTGGAGGCGGTACGGCGCGGGATCGCACCGGAGTCCTCCGTGAACACCCTCGACATCGGCGTGAGTTACTCGCTGGCGGGAGTGATCGCCGTGCTCACGTACCGGATCCCGGCGCCCTGGCGGTACCCGTATCTGGCGGCGGTCCTGGTCTTCTACGGGCTGCCGGTCTTCGGCACCCCCACCCCCACCCTCACCCAATGCGGACATTTCCTCTCCGTGGTGATCGGGCTGGGCTGCTATCCGCTGGTCAGAGGCCGCGGAAAAGCACGGAATCCGAAGGAGACACTGGCCGCTCCCGGGGGTTAA
- a CDS encoding aminoglycoside phosphotransferase family protein translates to MIEVPDALAASQRRYNGAAGRAFVAALPRRAARFLDRWELRLDGPSMHGMTALVLPVRRADNTPAVLKLQFLDEESAGEPLALRAWAGGGAVRLLDHDRATGTLLLERLDHTRMLTHLRDTREAALVIARLLARLTAVAAPEGVRRLGDVAADMLERVPGALRRIPDPSDRRLVEDCAAAVREVVTEPGDRLLHWDLHYDNVLRGLHHDNVHDDAHDNAHDHDGDRVAGRAPWVAIDPKPLAGDPGFELCPALCNRFEPGEIRRRFDAMTDVMGLERARARAWTLGRVLQNTLWEIEVGRPLEPVRLEVARRLREVS, encoded by the coding sequence GTGATCGAGGTTCCGGACGCCCTGGCCGCCTCGCAGCGCCGGTACAACGGAGCGGCGGGCCGTGCCTTCGTCGCCGCGCTCCCGCGGCGGGCGGCCCGCTTCCTGGACCGTTGGGAACTGCGCCTCGACGGCCCCTCGATGCACGGGATGACAGCGCTGGTGCTGCCGGTGCGCCGGGCCGACAACACCCCGGCCGTGCTGAAGCTCCAGTTCCTCGACGAGGAGAGCGCGGGTGAGCCGCTCGCGCTGCGCGCCTGGGCCGGCGGCGGCGCCGTACGGCTTCTCGACCACGACAGGGCCACCGGCACCCTGCTGCTCGAACGGCTCGACCACACCCGTATGTTGACGCACCTTCGCGACACGCGCGAGGCCGCCCTCGTCATCGCGCGGCTGCTGGCCCGGCTGACGGCCGTGGCGGCACCGGAGGGCGTGCGCCGGCTCGGGGACGTCGCGGCGGACATGCTGGAGCGGGTGCCGGGCGCCCTTCGGCGGATTCCGGACCCGTCCGACCGGCGGCTCGTCGAGGACTGCGCCGCTGCGGTGCGCGAGGTGGTGACCGAGCCGGGCGACCGTCTCCTCCACTGGGACCTCCACTACGACAATGTCCTGCGCGGCCTCCACCACGACAACGTCCACGACGACGCCCACGACAACGCCCACGATCACGACGGCGACCGCGTCGCGGGGCGCGCGCCCTGGGTCGCCATCGACCCCAAGCCGCTCGCGGGCGACCCGGGATTCGAACTCTGTCCCGCGCTCTGCAACCGCTTCGAGCCCGGCGAGATCCGCCGGCGCTTCGACGCGATGACCGACGTCATGGGTCTGGAGCGCGCGCGGGCCCGCGCCTGGACCCTCGGCCGTGTTCTACAGAACACTCTGTGGGAGATCGAGGTCGGCCGCCCGCTGGAGCCCGTTCGACTGGAGGTCGCCCGCCGGTTGCGGGAGGTCAGCTGA
- a CDS encoding HEXXH motif domain-containing protein, with the protein MHQTARPHVLSPRSFDELLGGGGGPATVDTLRRTERSWRLLVVRALLDSAATAPPGPLPPLEEGWRLLSRAWAASEEAREAVEGLLGYPAVGVWASHTLRRLRGTAQHDAPLWADTGHLHAIAAAAAVRAGLEFRAEIPVRHGWAVLPALGAMRVPGPADWDVAEVSASAGRVRIAGRPLEGPDWHALTELRAAGCTLLLDDTDPYRDLRKPGRVEPVATAGEWQELFAPAWDILRRTDTEGARALARGLVSVVPRPRAERFRPHSASSGEAFGGALASAPDDAEQFASTLVHEFQHNKLSAFMHLFTLYDDRDDRLHYAPWRDDPRPLGGLLQGVYAFFGVTAFWRRRVHVLGQFEFALWRCQTAHALRAIGSADGLNELGRRLVAELTRRVEPWLDEPVDVRARTAAALAVADHRASWRAHHLRPAAETVRAQAAAWSRGEPLPPAPDAAPVPRGPHGSPLRGFDTRAVLLRWLLADPAGFAALRDDPGAVVAGALAEDVALVEGRTPEALHAFRERAVRGGDPDAWVGLGLAARAGADRAGEGLLAHPELAMALHTALDGRADPLELGRALAPACSV; encoded by the coding sequence ATGCACCAGACGGCCCGACCCCACGTCCTCTCACCGCGGTCGTTCGACGAACTGCTGGGCGGCGGGGGCGGCCCCGCGACGGTGGACACGCTGCGCAGGACCGAGCGGAGCTGGCGGCTCCTCGTCGTACGGGCCCTGCTGGACTCGGCGGCGACGGCCCCGCCCGGCCCGCTGCCTCCCCTCGAGGAGGGCTGGCGGCTGCTGTCCCGCGCCTGGGCCGCGTCCGAGGAGGCGCGGGAGGCGGTGGAAGGGTTGCTGGGGTATCCGGCGGTCGGCGTCTGGGCGTCGCACACCCTGCGCAGGCTGCGCGGGACCGCCCAGCACGACGCGCCCCTGTGGGCGGACACCGGACACCTCCACGCCATCGCGGCGGCCGCGGCCGTCCGCGCCGGTCTGGAGTTCCGCGCCGAGATCCCGGTCCGGCACGGATGGGCGGTCCTGCCCGCGCTCGGGGCGATGCGGGTACCCGGCCCGGCGGACTGGGACGTGGCCGAGGTCTCCGCCTCCGCCGGACGCGTGCGGATCGCCGGACGCCCGCTGGAGGGCCCGGACTGGCACGCCCTGACGGAGCTGCGCGCGGCCGGCTGCACCCTGCTCCTGGACGACACCGACCCCTACCGCGACCTGCGGAAACCGGGCCGGGTCGAACCGGTCGCCACGGCCGGCGAGTGGCAGGAACTGTTCGCCCCGGCCTGGGACATCCTCAGGCGGACCGACACCGAGGGCGCCCGTGCGCTGGCCCGCGGGCTGGTGTCGGTGGTGCCCCGCCCGCGCGCCGAACGGTTCCGGCCGCACAGCGCGTCCTCGGGTGAGGCCTTCGGCGGCGCCCTGGCCTCGGCGCCGGACGACGCCGAGCAGTTCGCCTCGACACTGGTGCACGAGTTCCAGCACAACAAACTCAGCGCGTTCATGCACCTGTTCACTCTGTACGACGACCGGGACGACCGGCTGCACTACGCCCCATGGCGCGACGATCCGCGACCGCTGGGCGGCCTGCTCCAAGGCGTGTACGCCTTCTTCGGGGTCACCGCGTTCTGGCGGCGGCGCGTCCATGTGCTCGGGCAGTTCGAGTTCGCGCTGTGGCGCTGCCAGACGGCGCACGCGCTGCGCGCGATCGGCTCGGCGGACGGGCTCAACGAGCTGGGGCGGCGGCTGGTGGCCGAGCTGACACGGCGCGTCGAACCCTGGCTGGACGAACCGGTCGACGTGCGGGCCAGGACCGCGGCGGCCCTGGCCGTCGCGGATCACCGGGCGAGCTGGCGCGCCCACCATCTGCGGCCGGCGGCGGAGACGGTCCGCGCGCAGGCGGCGGCCTGGTCCCGCGGTGAACCGCTGCCCCCGGCTCCGGACGCGGCGCCCGTCCCCCGCGGCCCGCACGGCAGCCCGCTCCGCGGGTTCGACACACGGGCCGTGCTGCTGCGGTGGCTGCTGGCCGACCCGGCGGGCTTCGCGGCACTGCGGGACGATCCCGGCGCCGTGGTCGCGGGCGCGCTCGCCGAGGACGTCGCCCTGGTCGAGGGCCGTACACCGGAGGCCCTGCACGCGTTCCGCGAGCGGGCGGTCCGCGGCGGCGACCCCGATGCCTGGGTGGGACTCGGGCTGGCGGCGCGGGCCGGCGCGGACCGGGCCGGCGAGGGTCTGCTGGCCCACCCGGAACTCGCGATGGCCCTGCACACCGCACTGGACGGGCGCGCGGACCCGCTGGAACTGGGCCGCGCCCTCGCTCCCGCGTGTTCGGTGTGA
- a CDS encoding trypco2 family protein, with amino-acid sequence MIELAELIEELRRELTAARTAAEGEDLYFEVGPVELEAAVVVERSATAGGKIRFWVVEAGADGRVAEGVTHRVKLTLDPRTHSGGGRAPWVGGSEADRER; translated from the coding sequence GTGATTGAACTCGCTGAACTGATCGAGGAGTTGCGCAGGGAACTGACCGCGGCCCGGACGGCGGCGGAGGGGGAGGATCTGTACTTCGAGGTGGGTCCGGTGGAGCTGGAGGCGGCCGTGGTCGTGGAGCGGTCGGCGACGGCGGGCGGGAAGATCCGCTTCTGGGTGGTGGAGGCCGGCGCGGACGGACGCGTGGCCGAGGGCGTCACGCACCGGGTGAAACTGACGCTCGATCCGCGTACCCACAGCGGCGGCGGACGCGCGCCGTGGGTGGGCGGGTCCGAGGCCGACCGGGAGCGCTGA
- a CDS encoding trypsin-like peptidase domain-containing protein, translated as MPGQEPRRGLDPVRVAEVMVRPAAGRGPGRRGSGYRVGLRWVLTAAHVVRDAEGGTAGVRFEADRAAEWTAPARVLLASDKADVALLEITGSVPQGVHAAATGSPSYGTLPDTDVVLPCGAMGFPRFKLREDRMRLLDDGSASQYRDSCHATGMTSVLSNRREGTLELAVTPPESDSEPDRSPWEGMSGAAVWHDGTLVGLVSAHHRADGLGRLAAVRVDRWYELLTGAELALLHENAGLPASAGRLVRFPPADTTVAVPVTLAGLHDDLPLGELAGLVTALTTLPTVRDRTTLALVLSSIDPVVAAMSPRMPALRPDLFGILRTCLSYPGTLDQLLEAIRLLEGDSAGVARMDQEAVELSRRHRRSDGRR; from the coding sequence GTGCCGGGGCAGGAACCGCGCCGCGGACTGGACCCGGTCCGGGTGGCCGAGGTGATGGTGCGTCCGGCGGCGGGCCGGGGTCCCGGGCGGCGCGGTTCCGGGTACCGGGTCGGGCTCCGCTGGGTGCTCACCGCCGCGCACGTGGTCCGCGACGCCGAGGGAGGAACCGCGGGCGTACGGTTCGAGGCCGACCGCGCCGCGGAGTGGACGGCGCCCGCGCGGGTGCTCCTCGCCTCCGACAAGGCGGACGTGGCGCTCCTGGAGATCACCGGGTCCGTGCCACAGGGCGTGCACGCGGCCGCGACCGGATCTCCCTCGTACGGGACGTTGCCCGACACGGACGTCGTCCTGCCGTGCGGCGCGATGGGCTTTCCGCGCTTCAAGCTGCGCGAGGACCGGATGCGGCTGCTCGACGACGGTTCGGCGTCCCAGTACCGCGACTCCTGCCACGCCACGGGCATGACCTCGGTGCTGTCCAACCGCCGCGAGGGCACGCTCGAACTCGCGGTGACCCCACCGGAGTCGGACAGCGAACCGGACCGCTCCCCCTGGGAGGGCATGTCGGGCGCGGCCGTCTGGCACGACGGCACACTCGTCGGCCTGGTCAGCGCCCACCACCGCGCGGACGGCCTCGGCCGGCTGGCCGCGGTGCGTGTGGACCGCTGGTACGAGCTGCTGACCGGGGCCGAACTGGCTCTGCTGCACGAGAACGCGGGCCTTCCCGCGTCTGCGGGCCGGCTGGTCCGCTTCCCGCCCGCGGACACCACCGTCGCCGTCCCGGTCACCCTGGCGGGCCTCCACGACGATCTGCCTCTCGGCGAACTCGCGGGGCTGGTCACCGCGTTGACCACACTGCCCACGGTGAGGGACCGCACCACGCTGGCCCTGGTCCTGAGCAGCATCGACCCGGTCGTCGCGGCGATGAGTCCCCGGATGCCGGCGCTGCGTCCCGATCTGTTCGGGATCCTGCGGACCTGCCTGAGCTACCCAGGGACCCTGGATCAACTTCTCGAAGCGATACGGTTGTTGGAGGGCGACTCCGCAGGGGTGGCCCGCATGGACCAAGAGGCGGTGGAGTTGTCCCGGCGCCACCGTCGATCCGATGGGCGCCGCTGA